aaaagtgcGTGTAAATCGGAGATTGTGGCCAAAAGAGCATAGAAACCGCTACCTTCtatctaaaaattattattatttttgtaaatataaagaaaaaattttatttatatacggaAATcggaaaatgtatgaaaaagatctactatataaaaatgtaaacattattttatattacagtGTAAGAGAAAATTGCAgacaacaacataaaattggaaataaatttcattttaattattttatacatattgcaatgtgataaaaaatgcagaaaataataaaaaattgaaaaataattttattttaattttcttatatgtataaaaatgtgagaaagaagtgcataaaacaacaaaaaaaaaggaataaaattttattgtgagtgtcactttaaaataattaaaatatttgctgcCAATAATGTTCAGAAGTTTGCTTAATAAGAAGTacaaacagaaatattttcgcAATTACTGAAAAGCATGaaattaaatcattaaattatatgtggaaaattaaaaaaaatacgtttaaacaaaataaaaaatcgaaaatgcatatattgaattgaaaaaaaaattgaaaaaattgttgataaagtaaaaataaagttaacaattttttgataaaaaaaataatgctttcgcaaaaataaatataaaaattgctaaAACTAAGTGACATTGTTCGATTTGTGTATAAAGTACATGCGATTAAATTCTCGCTATGAACCCCAACAAAAAAGTGTTCAAGgcatgcataaaaaaataattttatcactTACACCACGATAAAAGTGTTTAATTGCAGCATGTTCCTCTAAAATCGAGccgtttaaatataaataaaattttgcatataacaaatacacatgcaacaataaaatacaatacacaacaataaaaaacgtgtgcaaaatccatcacaaatcattaaaaattcgaaatcaCCCATTTACGTCGTGAAAATGTACGCACATCAAAGCAAAATGCCGACGGCAAGTCGTAACTGTAACGTGCTAATCTGTGCCATAATCGTCGCGTTCACTTGTTGCCTCACAACGCCAACCGTACGCGCCGTGCATCGGTATGATCAAACGCCGGTCGAAGCTAGCCCTTACTACCGCACCTCCGCATCGGGTGAAATGATCAGTTCATCGGCAATGACAAGCGATGCATTTCCGCATCATAATCGTTGTGAACCGATCACAATTtccatatgtaaaaatatacccTACAATATGACAATAATGCCGAATTTAATTGGTCATACGAAGCAAGAGGAAGCCGGTTTGGAGGTACATCAATTTGCGCCGCTCGTTAAAATCGGTTGTAGTCCCGATTTGCAGTTATTCCTTTGCTCTTTGTATGTGCCCGTTTGTACGATACTCGAACAGCCCATACCGCCGTGTCGTTCGTTATGTGAATCGGCGCGTATCTGTGAGACACTCATGAAAACGTATAATTTCAATTGGCCGGAGAATTTGGAGTGTTCGAAATTTCCCGTTAGTGGCGGTGAGGCTTTGTGTGTTGCCGAGAATACGACTTCGTCGACGCCAACACCGACGCGTAGCATACCGAAGGTGACGCCGCGCAAAAATTATGCAGATAGTCCGCATCGTAATATCGGTTTCGTGTGTCCGGTTCAATTGAAGACACCCCAAGGAATGGGTTATGCGCTTAAAGTTGGCGGAAAGGTGAGTGAAGTAATTTCTTAGTAGGATAAGGTAGCATGAATGTCGTGTGGTTTTGATATCGCATCAATTGCTATTAGTACGAGTACTTAAAAACTCCAAATTAGGAGCTACGTTGCTTTAGCTGGTTTTTGGCACTGTATAAGACCGTTTCCGCTTTCTGCTTTCCGTTATCTCAAATCTTAATTGGAGCAACTTTCaagattaaaaattgtatacatcGCGAAATTAATCTTTATAAAAGACTCAGCGGTACTCCTATGCCTTTGAGCAATTTAGTGATTCTACATAGAACTTTAGAACGAAACTTGTCAACGAAACTTTAGTGTTCTTCAGCTCTTAGCTAGCTGGTGTTAGGAATATCGAGGGAAACGGTTCCGGAGATGGATTAGTAATGAAATATGAACAGTCAGTCTACAGTTTTATGGCTCGAAAGTTATTTGTGAACTCAATTTGGCACTTGGAGTCGAATTATTGTAGAACACGAAGTTAAATTTAGGAAAGGACTCTAGCCTTTGAGTCAAATTATTGCAGAGCAAGGAGCTACATCTAAAGAAGACAAAGCTGTATCATGAGCGTACACCTTTTTTGATTCACTAGAAAAGTCACAAAAATGGACTTGAATCCtacaaattaatcaaaaagaGCTTAAAGCGTTCTATATCGAACTGGAAAGGATCTTTGTGCTTCAGAATTAGGATATTTTTGCTACAATTTATGCATCTAAACTttctataataatattatattggagttttttgaaattctaattattatttatacactGAGGGTctgttaagtttgccacgaagtttgtaactgCAAGATGGATGGAGCTGAGCCGGTTTAGCTATGACTTTTGGCTGTCCGCCTATAAATACGCGAACTGCACCCTGAATTTTTGAGAttccgatctgaaattttacatacatacttttttcttcaaaaagcttCTCATATGTCGGAATCACCGATATTGGACCTCTATTGgctaaagctgtcatacaaactgatcgatccaaGTCAAATTAGTACTGAACTTGTAAAGGGTATTCACGTTCTCTCTTGTTGCttctattttgaaatttcattccCTCATTAAATTCTGCGAGGTCCTGTCACTGAGTTTTTTCGTGCCCCATATGAATTTTACACACCCAACAAAGCCGCTTGGAAACAACGAAATCCACTAATGCGTAGGATTAACCTCATTATCAGCACTACAGTCTTTTATAGTGTAAGAAAACAAAACCAGAAATTCCTCCACATTCACACCAATACTAGCGCAGTCACCTACACGCAAACAAGAGTCACTAATCAGAAACTTAATACCCATTTTCCTTGCCATTGTGTGCCAAACAGTATGCCCATTACTAAGTATTCATTGCGCAACACCAAGCTAAAAGCAGCCAGTCCTCACATTTGACCTCAATTCGGCTGAAGCAagtccacacacacatacaaacacacacataagcacTATAGACCCgcataaaaaattcaacaagttTGATTCGAGAACATCAAACATCGCATAACTGCAGAAAACTACCTGACTTGCCACATGTAAGTGTGTGGCATGAGTGTATGTCTTTCATAGTTACCTGCTGCTTTGCTCGCAATCAGAAGTGAATGAAATCGCCTGTTTGGCGGCGCACAAAGCCAGGAAGAACAAAGGCAACATTAGCGCTGGTTTCATCCCTTAACGGCGCAACAACCTCGAAATGCCAgtctatataaaaatattataaatatatttacatatgaaagtatgcatttgtgtgcgtgtttttgtattttatatagcAACATTTACTGATGAGCATATGCAGCTCTGTAGACAATTGCCCGTAGCAcgtgaaattaaatatttacaccaTGCAAACACTCTTCAAGGGaaagagggagagagagagcGTCAGCGGCTCGATATGTGTGGGGGAATATAGCATGATACTTAAACTGGAAAAGTATGTTTAACTTACAAATTTCGGCACCTTTTTAAAGGTACATATTTGCCCTATCTGTGGAagtgtcattgttgttgtgtggtgtcaaattttttccattttacattcaggaattttttcttattttttatgtacttcCTTTTGGCGTTTACGTTTATTTTTAGACCTTCATCGTTTGttctttcttttccttttaaCTGCTGGGTCTCGAGAGTAGCTCGACTGTTTTTGTGGCGTTTTGTGACGTTGGCCTTAACtcactttcttattttttgcttaaattttctgtcttttgttttttgtgcaATAATCTTTCCTGCTTTGTAACTTGGCACGTTGTTCTTAGAACAGATAGCACGTTTTAGAATATGTATCAAGAAGTTTGCTTGGATTTGTCTAAATTTTGGTTGATAAATTCGAACttcttttgagatttttttatgACAATTCTTTTGCAGGCTCGCTAAATTGGTTCTCGGCTTTTGAGTTGTTCCAAGCGCAGACATCACGTTTTAGAATCAGGATCCAAGAGTTTCTTGCAATTCTTTAaatttggaatttaaaatataaccTCATTTTGAAAGTCTTTCGTAGTCATTATTATTCAGGATAACTAAATTCctgttttaaggggttacatgggtttacggttttcaaaaaatggaattttttcattgtcttattaaattctgaaatacctctaaaatattgtcctaaattttaaGTTGATCCCAGTAGTAATTCCGGAGATACAGTCCTGAGAATTTGTGCGCTCGAgactagctaggctaagtgcgccgtctttgaAGACGTTTTTCTCGTAACTATGTTGCATGAATTCGGGTGGCAAGGTTTCTAGAGAACTACTCAAACgatcttcttgaaattttacacaggtctttgagatacaattctggACGAAGGatctttttttcgattacaactatttgaaaaaaagtgtcgcgaaattttcatttttttttgtaaaaatgtctgcaatAAATCCACTTTTCAGTTTTTCCATCGTCCAAGTTCTATGTTAAGGTTTTAACATTTCGCTTTAAATGATTAtataaggagttatcctgccaccGAGGAAACCTTTGTAACCCCTTAAGGGGCACTCCTAGtgtcaatttttgcaaaaatcgaGTTCTTGGTTTTATCACATTTCGATAGCTTCACTAGGAATTCTTAAAACACGTATAAATATACCTAAcctgataatttaaaaactagTCGTTAGCCGGCTTAAGTGCAGTCCAACTCTAGCAATGTAGAACCGGTTGATAACAAAATTTCTAACCAGTGCTTAAAATGAGGTATAAATAGTTATCCGGTAACACATCATcccttgaaataaatattttccaccgAACGTTCTGTGATATACTAGAAATATATTCTTACTACAATTTCAACTGCATTTTATATTTACGAAGAACCCCTATTGACTTTCATATTGCCTTTGAACTTCGACTGCCTATTCCATCATGCGTTATCAATTAATTTTCCTGTCGCTCGTTTCACATTTGCTCGCTTTAGGTAGCCCTCAAAATGCTACAAATCCCTGCGCTGCTGCTATTGATTTTCTCTACCGTCTATTTTCGTCTATACGAGTACTGTGGCACTACTACTCTCCCGCTAAAGAAGCATTGCATCCCAAATTGTACTGTGGTATGTATTTAACTCATTATATTCCCTAGAGCGTTTGGGCAGAATTAAATTTTCTGCTTTTCCTTcgtctcttttatttttaaaactcgtTTGTCTCtgtttacttttggattttctCAAAAATGTGTTATATAATCAATGAGTTTGTAAAAGTATTTATGCTGTTTGCGCTTCGTTCATTTTAGGATTTTACAGCAATTTATGTGTCTACAACGAAGCTAGACCCCAGACAAGTGGAAATTTGTTGGTGTACTTAGCACATGTATGGAAGTAAGAATCGATGCGACTGTTTGACGGCTCAGTTGATGCCCTGTAGGAAAGTGTGAACTCGTCGGATACATTTTTAGTGCAGTATCGTTTGAATTTCGCTGAATTCATGACATTTCGGGAGAGCCCTGATGTTGAAAACTGGgttgaaaaagtatttgttttgaCTAGGTCCTGACTTGGTGGTCTATCTATACTTCAGTTCGTTTCTTTGGGTCGCCAGCCGTATTTCTAACTACTTCGGCACTACAGAACAAGTGACACAGACTACTTTCCGTATCAGTAAACTCTAAAATTCATCATGTCAGTTCTGTACCATTGCCGTTGTTCCCTAGAGGGTATGTACTCATGTGCTCATTGAAGCATTGAACTCGTTGGCTCTTTGTCACTGGGATTTATTAGTATTATTGACTCACTGTGTTGCAATATCGACGTGTTTataattgttgctgctgttgttgtaatattttcggTAACTCTTGTATTTTATGTATTCTTTTATGCCATTCATttggtgttttatttttatcaccACCATTGTCACCGCTTAGGCGCATAAGCAGGCCTGTGTGTTCGTATCTCTGTTAACCCGCTTCGTCTAAGCTTTGTGTGAAAATTGACAGGTTGTGTCAACTTTATGCTTTGTCGAGTAtgtgttaattttttgacaTTGTCAAAATGTGTTTACGTACTTTTTAATGTTGGTACTTAAGTTGTATTAGTGTGCTCATACTGATTGGGTGCCCActttcatttaatatatttaaataccagGGATGTTTCAGAAAATCCCAACAGATATCTAGACTTACGAAAAATTCTTCATTAATTTGTTAGGCCTTTCAAAATCCTTTCCGAttgagaattttgaaaattagtttCGTACAAAAATTAGGTTTCATTGCATTAGTATGTAATACCGTATAAAACCTCTACCTTCTGGGCTACATAATGATAAAATTTGTCTAGTGACACGTTTTTCTAATCAATGAAGGGGCTTACTAACCTACaaatatgttatttttcaaCGAATATTTTACTTAGTATGGTTAGCGTTTACTCAGTAAACAATGAGACCATCAACGAGTGAAGTTTGTTGAAGAAGCCTCgtgtcaaatataatatatatatagtatactcttTTCAAGGTTAGAGCATGTAAAAAGTTCGTCTCGAGGGAAACTATAGTTCGCCTATCATCAATTCAGCAGCTTAAATTCAGCAAGAAATTGTGCTCAAGAGCTGAAGACAAATCATTTTCCGCGCCCCACTAAATTATGTGTAGATTGAATTGCATTTCAAATACCCGCTTTGAATCTTCTTAGCAGCTCTTATGTCACCACTTTTATCCATTGTCGAATACAGTTGCTAAACGAtcctaaaatattataatttcagGGGAAAAGAACCTTCAGTTTATTACCTAAGTTTTGAGTGAATCATCTGAACTGAAGATAGGCTAACCTTAGTCTGTATTGAGACGAACTTTATGCCTATTCTGATCTATAAAGTGGTCCTACAGATTTTATTGTATGTGAAGCTTTTCTGACGAGCCTCTTAGTCCATCAACCATGCTTCGCAAACGTGTATAGTTCCTCATCAAATCTAGATCCCGATTTATGCATATGAATTAAAGATATGTGAACCTTAGTCTGTGTAGAGACAAATCCTATTGATATTCTAACCTATAAATTGATCATAGAGAGCTCATTGTGTGTGGAGCTTCTCTGACGAGCCTGACTCTAAAAGGCAGTGGTCTTAAGATTCAGTTTACAGGCTCATGATTGATGGTTTGATGAGGATATATATACGTTTAGAAACCTTGATTTAGTCCATTAATAACCTCCTAGATTTAGTCCATCAATCAAGGTTCctaaacgtatgtatatatttcctcATTAAACCGTCAATCATGTATTTGTAAACTTAGAACCTTAAAACctctgtctctctctctctctctataaGTCCCTtcttattcccgtcctgctatatagcgcagaggcatggacgatgataatATCTTAttagtcgacgttacgagtttttgaaagaaatgttCTGCGGAAGTTTTATGGTCCTTAGCGGACGGCGAATACcgtagtcgatggaacgatgagctgaacgagatatacgacgacattgacgacATAGTTCGGCGAATTTAgaggctggctaggtcatgtcggcAGAATGTATGAAAtcgctccagctctgagagtattcgacgcagtagccGCCGGTGAAAGCAAAGGCATATAAAGATCTTcactgttggaaagaccaggtcgAGATggacctgactacacttggaatttcCGATTGGTGCTAAACAGCAGCGAAAGGAAGAACGacaggcgcgctgttgtaaactcgtctATAACCGTAAAACCGGCTTCTacgacaataaagaagaaaaaaaaatagtccTATCATACTTTTTTGATCTATTATGctgccttttttttttaaataatgagtCTGCGAGCCTTAAAATTGTCTGTTTCCTCACTACTACAAAATATCACTCTTATCAAGGGCAGCATCTGCGACACAAAGTACCACATTTATAGCCACTTCCATGAGCTCTCAAGCTCCGCCCATTCGACAATGTACTTCTAACGATACTGCACGGCAATAAAAACTTATGCTATTTATCTTGTACGCCAAATCGCCAACACTACAAACTGACACATAGAAAAAGCGGCGGGTAGCGTGCAAGTCCAGTCgaaattttacagtttttaatttttttgtgcgcttttttgcaactatttcaattttatggcttacgttgttgttattgtgctggctgttttttttctttttttttactccaCGCCTGCATGTGGGCGCCAAAATGTCAGTTATTAATGGCACTCACGCGTTTATGCGACGGCCTGCTCGCTTACCACTCTGCGCATACATACTCGTTTGgcgattttttacattttttaggatattatatgcttggttttgttgttgcgttttgCATTGTGTGCATGTGTCGAAAATGCatgtaaaatgtttaattacaAGGCTTTAATGACAATTTGGcgtaaaaaacatttattgcaaaataatttttagagaCAGCGCGGTGTAACGGTAAGCGTTTGCTGCTGCACCTAAAATGCTGCCACACGCGTGAATTatggttatttttattaatattaattcgtaatttatttaaatttttttcgttaaaataaattttattttatattaattaaagatCAATTAAGTAAAGTTTACAGTTTTTCGGACTTTGGTGCTTGTACAAAGAATTGTATATTTTCTACAGTCcctaaaaaactaaaagatatatgtatgtaattcaaaaaaaatttttcgaatcaAGAAAAAGCTTTAACTTCTGCACAATAGCCATAATATTCTTTACAAATCCATTTTTATTGCAGAAAAGAGTGTAAAAAGATTTTATCATGCTATTGAAGGGTGagcttgtatggtagctatatgccatagtgttccgatctgaacaatatattcgaaaaatgtaacgctgccttggacaataatttatgtgaaatttcgtgaagatatctcgcctGATAAGAAGTTTTCTAAGCGAGATATTGTTGCTGCTCCTAGCAGGCCTTTGTGTAAAGTTgaagaacgatatctcaaaaactgagagattaGTACGGGTATAAAGAACAAGGCCTCCAACGTTTCCTTCTCGAAGTTACAAACTTTGTGCCAAACTCAATATACCCTGTTCTGGATATAAAAATACCGAAGTAACTAATATATGTTTGGTCCGAAGTTTTGTCTTCATACTCAAATCGGTCGAACAAGTTAAAGACTGTCTGTATACTTCGGAATGAGTTTATCTCCCGTCTATTGTCACTACCTTAGCAActaatttatttctattgtttCATCTTTATAGTTCAAATCTATTGTTTCTCTTTTATATGTAGTTCAATTGTAGTACTTTTAGCCATGTTTTATCCCATTTGGAATGGATCATCTTGGTATCCGGCACTCAATTGAAATGGGCGTATGTTCTCGTCGGACCTGCCTGTGAGTTTAGATTTGGCAGTTTTTTGGCAGCTTGACCTGTGCTG
This genomic stretch from Bactrocera dorsalis isolate Fly_Bdor chromosome 5, ASM2337382v1, whole genome shotgun sequence harbors:
- the LOC105224044 gene encoding frizzled isoform X2, whose amino-acid sequence is MYAHQSKMPTASRNCNVLICAIIVAFTCCLTTPTVRAVHRYDQTPVEASPYYRTSASGEMISSSAMTSDAFPHHNRCEPITISICKNIPYNMTIMPNLIGHTKQEEAGLEVHQFAPLVKIGCSPDLQLFLCSLYVPVCTILEQPIPPCRSLCESARICETLMKTYNFNWPENLECSKFPVSGGEALCVAENTTSSTPTPTRSIPKVTPRKNYADSPHRNIGFVCPVQLKTPQGMGYALKVGGKELRDCGAPCHAMFFPEKERTVLRYWVGSWAAVCVASCLFTVLTFLIDSSRFRYPERAIVFLAVCYLVVGCAYVAGLGAGDSVACREPFPPPVRLGRLQMMSTITQGHRQTTACTVLFMALYFCCMAAFAWWSCLAFAWFLAAGLKWGHEAIENKSHLFHLVAWAIPALQTISVLALAKVEGKQLL